One genomic region from Vitis riparia cultivar Riparia Gloire de Montpellier isolate 1030 chromosome 17, EGFV_Vit.rip_1.0, whole genome shotgun sequence encodes:
- the LOC117905018 gene encoding uncharacterized protein LOC117905018 translates to MEFQHGNNTVSDLRIQPANTKERDDLSSPSKNFSFVSSSSSKSDSSEDHSEPDADKTRTTDITGTHKLDKDTGLASEHDERDVPNTSNMRQEQSNHMLSGSTSLPPVSSNSPELSLDNGSTTQSPPVQTMEQTDSYRIPSSAFARNKSTTPMEWSVASNESLFSIHGNMSFTRDQSFLLGRSGELGIPEEPTMTGLSFRYSNGQIPAVDEKSAKLEEGSGVTEAAAGTKKKVLKENAEDNSKEKLSLPDGPLNDSRLSHQSDESRSSVQSFAFPILTSEGGRSGSLKVSVAEEQIQQQQQQQPQSQLQPQTSAATPEAAQTSWFSCFSCCSSKS, encoded by the exons ATGGAATTTCAACATGGCAACAATACTGTTAGTGATTTGAGGATACAACCTGCAAACACCAAAGAGAGAGATGATCTTTCTAGCCCAAGCAAAAATTTTAGCTTCgtgtcttcatcttcttcaaaatCTGACTCATCTGAAGACCACTCTGAACCCGATGCAGATAAAACCCGTACCACAGACATTACAGGGACCCATAAGCTTGACAAGGACACTGGATTAGCTTCAGAACATGATGAAAGAGATGTTCCCAACACCTCAAATATGAGACAGGAACAATCTAATCATATGTTGTCAGGATCCACATCACTTCCACCAGTTTCTAGCAATAGCCCTGAATTGAGCTTGGATAATGGTTCAACAACACAGTCTCCTCCAGTCCAGACTATGGAGCAAACTGATTCATATAGGATTCCATCTTCTgcatttgctagaaataaatcTACTACTCCAATGGAATGGAGTGTGGCTTCCAATGAATCATTGTTTAGCATTCACGGGAATATGAGTTTCACCAGAGACCAAAGTTTCTTGTTGGGTAGATCTGGAGAGCTGGGAATACCTGAAGAACCTACTATGACGGGTCTGTCGTTCAGATACTCAAATGGCCAAATTCCAGCTGTTGATGAAAAAAGTGCTAAGTTGGAGGAAGGTTCTGGTGTAACTGAAGCAGCTGCTGGAACCAAGAAGAAGgttttaaaggaaaatgcagAAGATAATAGCAAAGAAAAATTGTCTTTACCTGATGGACCACTTAATGATTCCAGGCTTTCTCACCAGTCAGATGAGAGTCGATCCAGTGTTCAATCTTTTGCATTTCCAAT ATTGACAAGTGAGGGAGGAAGAAGTGGTTCACTGAAGGTGTCTGTGGCTGAGGAGCAGATCCAGCAACAGCAACAGCAACAACCACAAAGCCAGTTGCAGCCACAGACCTCTGCAGCAACCCCAGAAGCAGCTCAGACTAGCTGGTTTTCTTGCTTCTCCTGTTGTTCATCAAAATCTTGA
- the LOC117903999 gene encoding replication protein A 70 kDa DNA-binding subunit B-like: MAKSITPDGISTILSNPSPDSSSELPEIIVQVIDLTPIGNRYKFTANDGKMKLKAMFPSSFSSEINSGNIQNLGLIQVIDYTLNDIPSKQEKYLIVTKCEAVSPALEVEFKTEVKSEETGILLRPKQVAEIQSEVKTEGTGIFLKPKQEIVAKSAAQIVNEQHGNMAPAARMAMTRRVHPLVSLNPYQGNWTIKVRLTNKGTMRTYKNARGEGCVFNVELTDEDGTQIQATMFNEAARKFYEKFQLGKVYYISKGALKVANKQFKTVQNDYEMTLNENSEVEEASNEETFIPEAKFKFVEIEELGPYVNGKELVDVIGVVQSVSPTMSIRRKSNNDIVPKRDITIADKTKKTVVVSLWNDHATNVGQELLDNADKFPIVAIKSLKVGDFQGVSLSTLSKSIVLVNPDTPESKKLRSWYDSEGKGASMASIGSDISPSSKGGVKSMYYDRVSLSHVTGNPSLGEDKPSFFSIRAYVSFIKPDQTMWYRACKTCNKKVTDAIGSGYWCEGCQKNDDECSLRYIMVVKVSDASGEAWLSLFNEQAERMFGCSADELDKLKSQEGEENLFQQKLKEAIWVPHLFRISVAQHEYMNEKRQRITARAVVPVDFAAESRLLLEEISKMKTSQ; this comes from the exons atGGCGAAATCCATTACCCCAGATGGCATTTCCACTATTCTCTCAAACCCATCTCCGGATTCCTCCTCAGAACTCCCAGAAATCATCGTTCAAGTCATAGATCTCACGCCAATCGGAAACAGATATAA ATTTACAGCAAATGATGGAAAGATGAAGCTCAAAGCAATGTTTCCATCCAGTTTTTCATCTGAGATAAACTCTGGAAATATTCAAAACCTTGGTCTCATTCAAGTTATTGATTACACCCTCAATGACATTCCGAGCAAGCAAGAGAA ATATTTGATTGTGACAAAATGTGAGGCTGTCTCTCCTGCACTTGAAGTGGAATTCAAGACTGAGGTGAAAAGTGAAGAAACTGGAATCCTGTTAAGGCCGAAACAAGTAGCTGAGATTCAGAGTGAGGTGAAAACGGAAGGAACTGGCATATTTTTGAAGCCAAAGCAAGAAATAGTTGCTAAATCAGCTGCTCAGATAGTAAATGAACAGCATGGAAA TATGGCTCCTGCTGCACGAATGGCCATGACAAGAAGGGTTCATCCTCTTGTTTCCTTGAATCCATACCAAGGCAACTGGACGATAAAAGTCCGGCTTACAAACAAAGGAACCATGCGTACTTATAAGAATGCTAGAGGAGAAGGTTGTGTCTTCAATGTAGAGTTAACAGATGAGGAT GGTACACAAATCCAAGCAACAATGTTTAACGAAGCTGCAAGGAAGTTCTATGAAAAGTTCCAACTGGGGAAGGTCTATTACATATCAAAAGGAGCTCTAAAAGTAGCCAACAAGCAGTTTAAAACTGTACAAAATGATTATGAAATGACCCTGAATGAAAATTCAGAGGTTGAGGAGGCCAGTAATGAAGAAACTTTTATCCCTGAagcaaaattcaaatttgttgAGATTGAAGAGTTGGGTCCTTATGTCAATGGGAAGGAGCTTGTAG ATGTTATTGGAGTTGTTCAAAGTGTCTCTCCTACAATGAGCATACGAAGGAAGAGTAACAATGACATTGTTCCTAAGCGTGATATAACTATTGCGGACAAGAC GAAGAAGACTGTTGTGGTCTCTTTGTGGAATGATCATGCTACTAATGTAGGGCAGGAATTGTTGGATAATGCTGATAAGTTTCCAATTGTTGCAATTAAATCTCTTAAAGTTGGAGACTTTCAAG GTGTATCACTGTCAACATTGAGTAAGAGTATTGTACTGGTAAATCCAGATACACCTGAATCAAAAAAGTTGAGATCCTG GTATGATTCTGAAGGTAAAGGAGCTTCAATGGCTTCTATTGGGTCTGATATCAGTCCTTCATCTAAGGGTGGAGTCAAGTCCATGTACTATGACAGGGTTTCCCTTTCTCATGTAACCGGCAACCCATCTTTGGGTGAAGACAAG CCTTCCTTTTTTAGCATCAGAGCATATGTAAGCTTCATCAAGCCTGATCAAACAATGTGGTACCGGGCTTGTAAGACATGCAACAAGAAAGTCACAGATGCTATTGGATCTGGGTATTGGTGTGAAGGATGCCAAAAGAATGATGATGAGTGCAGTTTAAG GTACATAATGGTAGTGAAAGTTTCAGATGCTAGTGGTGAAGCTTGGCTTTCTCTGTTCAATGAACAAGCAGAGAGAATGTTTGGGTGCTCTGCTGATGAGCTTGATAAGCTGAAATCACAG GAGGGAGAAGAAAACCTATTCCAACAGAAATTGAAGGAAGCTATTTGGGTCCCTCATCTTTTCCGGATTAGTGTTGCACAGCATGAGTACATGAATGAGAAAAGGCAGAGGATAACAGCCAGGGCTGTTGTTCCAGTTGATTTTGCAGCTGAATCCAGATTATTGTTGGAGGAGATATCAAAGATGAAGACTTCACAATAG